In Pedobacter sp. W3I1, one DNA window encodes the following:
- the rimO gene encoding 30S ribosomal protein S12 methylthiotransferase RimO: MNTKIVKSKSAIKQPKINVITLGCSKNIYDSEVLMGQLRGNNLNVVHESDKMGKDDIVVINTCGFIDNAKQESIDTILQFSELKEAGKIGKVVVTGCLSERYKPELEAEITNVDAFFGTNDLQNILRELGANYKHELIGERLLTTPSHFAYFKIAEGCNRPCSFCAIPLMRGKHLSKPMEELVNEAKILAKNGTKELILIAQDLTYYGLDLYGVRKLDELMRRLSDVPGIEWIRLQYAYPSGFPMEILDAMNERDNICKYLDMPLQHITDNMLKSMRRGTTKQKTIDLVNQIRDKVPNIAMRTTLICGYPGETEHDFQEMKEWVAETKFDRLGCFTYSHEEKTHAHTLVDDISDEIKQQRVDDIMEIQQGISFDINQEKVGKTFKVLVDKKEGDFFVGRTEFDSPEVDNEVLIDAATGYAANGSFVNVKIDRAEDFDLYGTIV, encoded by the coding sequence ATGAATACCAAAATAGTAAAAAGTAAAAGCGCAATTAAGCAACCTAAAATTAATGTAATTACATTAGGTTGTTCAAAAAACATATACGATTCGGAAGTATTGATGGGGCAGTTGCGTGGCAACAATTTAAATGTTGTACACGAATCAGACAAAATGGGCAAAGATGATATCGTTGTAATCAATACCTGCGGTTTTATCGATAATGCTAAACAAGAATCAATCGATACCATTCTACAGTTCAGTGAACTAAAAGAAGCTGGTAAAATTGGCAAAGTAGTGGTTACAGGCTGTTTATCTGAGCGTTACAAACCCGAATTAGAAGCTGAAATTACAAACGTTGATGCTTTTTTCGGCACCAACGATTTACAAAATATATTACGTGAGTTAGGCGCTAATTACAAGCACGAACTTATTGGCGAGCGTTTATTAACCACCCCTTCTCATTTTGCCTATTTCAAAATTGCCGAAGGCTGTAACCGCCCATGCTCTTTTTGTGCTATTCCTTTAATGCGTGGCAAACACTTGAGTAAACCAATGGAAGAGTTGGTTAACGAAGCTAAAATATTGGCCAAAAACGGCACTAAAGAACTGATTTTAATTGCTCAGGATCTTACCTATTACGGTTTAGATCTTTATGGTGTGCGCAAGTTAGATGAATTGATGCGTCGTTTATCTGATGTTCCCGGCATCGAATGGATCCGTTTGCAATACGCCTACCCTTCTGGCTTCCCGATGGAAATTTTAGATGCCATGAACGAACGCGACAACATCTGCAAGTATCTGGATATGCCATTACAGCATATTACAGATAACATGCTAAAATCAATGCGCCGGGGCACTACCAAACAAAAAACCATCGATTTAGTGAACCAGATCAGAGATAAAGTGCCAAATATCGCCATGCGTACTACTTTAATCTGCGGTTACCCAGGCGAAACTGAACACGATTTCCAAGAAATGAAGGAATGGGTTGCAGAAACCAAATTCGACCGTTTGGGTTGCTTTACCTATTCGCACGAAGAGAAGACACACGCGCATACTTTGGTTGATGATATCTCCGATGAAATAAAACAACAACGTGTGGATGATATTATGGAAATTCAGCAAGGTATTTCTTTCGATATTAACCAGGAAAAAGTAGGTAAAACTTTTAAAGTACTGGTTGATAAAAAAGAAGGGGATTTCTTTGTCGGCAGAACTGAATTTGATTCACCTGAAGTTGATAACGAAGTTTTAATCGACGCAGCAACAGGTTATGCCGCTAATGGAAGTTTTGTTAATGTGAAGATAGACAGGGCTGAAGATTTCGATTTATACGGAACTATAGTATAA
- a CDS encoding GxxExxY protein, whose product MEEYENHELTGIIIGCCYSVHSQLGPGFLEKIYVNALKIKLSQAGLNFDVEKEFIVMFEDQIIGKFRCDLVVEQKVIVELKSVTGYQPKLFQNQLISYLKASKIKTGLLINFGNTSCEVKRISV is encoded by the coding sequence ATGGAAGAATATGAAAATCATGAACTTACGGGTATTATAATTGGTTGTTGCTACAGTGTCCATTCTCAATTGGGACCAGGATTTTTAGAGAAAATTTATGTCAACGCACTTAAAATAAAACTTAGCCAGGCTGGGCTAAATTTTGATGTTGAGAAAGAGTTTATAGTGATGTTCGAAGATCAAATCATTGGCAAATTTAGATGTGATTTAGTAGTGGAACAAAAAGTAATAGTGGAGCTAAAGTCAGTAACTGGATATCAGCCCAAATTATTCCAAAACCAACTTATCTCTTATTTGAAAGCCAGTAAAATTAAAACCGGATTATTGATTAACTTTGGCAACACAAGTTGTGAGGTCAAAAGAATATCTGTTTGA
- the ftsY gene encoding signal recognition particle-docking protein FtsY: MGLFDFFKKKETAPEAQEALDKGLEKTKDGFFNKITKAVAGKSSVDDEVLDNLEEVLVTSDVGVSTTLKIIKRIEERVAKDKYLNTSELNFILRDEIQLLLSENNSNDFRQFEYGDHKPYVIMVVGVNGVGKTTTIGKLAHKLKESGLKVVLGAADTFRAAAVDQIKLWGERVGVRVVAQAMGSDPASVAFDTLQSAVANDEDVVIIDTAGRLHNKIGLMNELGKIKQVMQKVVPGAPHEILLVLDASTGQNAFEQCKQFTEATDVNALAITKLDGTAKGGVVIGISDQFRIPVKYIGVGEKVGDLQLFDKKEFVNSLFK, encoded by the coding sequence ATGGGTTTATTCGATTTTTTCAAAAAGAAAGAAACTGCACCTGAAGCTCAGGAAGCGCTGGATAAAGGTTTAGAGAAAACTAAAGACGGTTTCTTTAATAAAATTACCAAAGCCGTAGCAGGAAAATCTTCTGTTGATGATGAAGTGCTCGATAATCTGGAAGAAGTTTTGGTCACTTCTGATGTAGGTGTAAGCACTACATTAAAAATTATCAAACGTATCGAAGAACGTGTTGCCAAAGATAAATACCTCAATACCTCGGAGCTAAATTTTATCCTGCGTGATGAAATCCAATTGCTTTTATCTGAAAACAATAGTAACGATTTCCGTCAGTTCGAATACGGCGATCATAAACCTTATGTAATTATGGTAGTTGGCGTAAATGGTGTGGGCAAAACCACTACTATTGGCAAACTCGCACATAAACTTAAAGAATCGGGACTTAAAGTAGTATTAGGTGCTGCCGATACCTTCAGAGCTGCGGCCGTTGATCAGATTAAACTTTGGGGCGAACGCGTTGGCGTGAGGGTTGTGGCGCAGGCTATGGGTTCCGATCCTGCTTCAGTTGCTTTTGATACTTTACAATCTGCCGTGGCTAATGACGAAGATGTAGTAATTATCGATACTGCCGGACGTTTACACAACAAAATCGGCTTGATGAACGAGTTGGGTAAAATTAAACAGGTGATGCAAAAGGTAGTACCAGGCGCACCGCACGAAATTTTATTGGTATTAGATGCCTCAACCGGTCAAAATGCTTTTGAACAGTGCAAACAGTTTACCGAAGCTACTGATGTTAATGCATTGGCCATTACAAAATTAGATGGAACAGCAAAAGGTGGTGTAGTAATCGGAATTTCAGATCAATTCAGAATTCCGGTTAAATATATCGGTGTAGGAGAAAAAGTTGGCGACTTACAGCTTTTTGATAAGAAAGAGTTTGTGAATAGTTTGTTTAAGTAG
- a CDS encoding DUF4295 domain-containing protein, with protein MAKKVVATLKTGTGKEYSKVITMIKSPKTGAYSFKELIVHNDHVKDAIASK; from the coding sequence ATGGCAAAGAAAGTAGTTGCAACCCTTAAAACAGGTACAGGTAAAGAATATTCGAAAGTAATTACAATGATAAAATCACCAAAAACTGGTGCTTACTCATTCAAAGAACTTATCGTACACAACGACCACGTAAAAGATGCTATTGCATCTAAATAA
- the rpmG gene encoding 50S ribosomal protein L33 — protein MAKKGNRVQVILECTEHKESGMPGMSRYISTKNRKNTTERLELKKFNPVLRKVTVHKEIK, from the coding sequence ATGGCAAAAAAAGGTAACAGAGTTCAGGTTATTTTAGAATGTACTGAACATAAAGAAAGTGGCATGCCAGGTATGTCTAGATATATTTCTACCAAAAACCGTAAAAACACTACTGAGAGATTAGAATTGAAAAAATTCAATCCGGTATTGAGAAAAGTAACCGTACATAAAGAGATTAAATAA